Proteins encoded within one genomic window of Gallus gallus isolate bGalGal1 chromosome 1, bGalGal1.mat.broiler.GRCg7b, whole genome shotgun sequence:
- the LOC107051703 gene encoding uncharacterized protein LOC107051703 isoform X1, translating to MGFLLIFIFPRCYVNHGSKLAKERHFSFPEARAEFISLQERDRRAAPSQSRCWKGGTSPSFPTFRKTPLTIKGQLEPRRSFCASGSIFNTFFQPSPSPSRISAALFRPRQFGRPEGTPRNADGTAAGSQKAAAGLSLSRVRPARRCSPALSRTRGLPRGRGGQRCPQPRSRPGAGLSGGAEGKRFELETKALGTRGRGLHGHRGKPRATTGTCEAAFLLRAGSEALKYTEKNRSIGHGRGDGAGTAFFKRERRDGRRRSLVATSEAIKKQNGRGGNEQREGHVCANPRGPFADRARSAAAQRRAQPTAQPTALRGAVPLPRAAAEARIGTDRHG from the exons ATGGGCTTCctcctcattttcattttccctcGCTGCTATGTAAATCATGGCTCTAAGCTCGCAAAGG AACGACACTTCTCGTTTCCAGAAGCGAGAGCTGAGTTCATATCCCTCCAGGAACGCGATAGAAGGGCTGCACCATCCCAGTCCCGCTGCTGGAAGGGAGGCacttctccctcctttcccaCTTTCCGTAAAACACCGCTTACTATAAAAGGGCAGCTGGAGCCGCGCCGCTCCTTCTGTGCCTCGGGCTCCATTTTTAATACCTTCTTTCAGCCCTCACCTTCCCCATCACGAATAAGCGCCGCGCTTTTCCGCCCTCGACAGTTCGGTCGTCCGGAGGGGACACCTCGGAACGCGGACGGGACGGCTGCGGGCTCCCAAAAAGCGGCAGCCGGACTCAGTCTGAGCCGCGTTCGTCCCGCACGGCGCTGCTCTCCGGCGCTGAGCAGAACGCGGGGGctgccgcggggccggggggggcagcgctgcccgcagccgcGCTCCCGACCCGGGGCCGGCCTGAGCGGCGGGGCGGAAGGGAAGCGCTTCGAGCTCGAAACGAAAGCTTTAGGAACTCGCGGCCGAGGCCTTCACGGCCACCGGGGAAAACCGCGTGCGACTACCGGGACCTGCGAGGCGGCGTTTCTGTTAAGAGCCGGGAGCGAAGCTCTAAAATACACGGAAAAGAATCGAAGTATTGGGCACGGCCGCGGGGACGGTGCGGGGACAGCCTTTTTCAAGCGCGAGAGAAGGGACGGCCGTAGACGTAGCCTCGTAGCTACGAGCGAGGCGATCAAAAAGCAAAACGGACGCGGGGGAAACGAGCAGCGAGAGGGCCACGTCTGTGCCAACCCGAGAGGGCCCTTTGCTGACCGCGCCCGGAGCGCCGCGGCGCAGCGGAGGGCTCAGCCCACGGCTCAGCCCACGGCCCTGCGCGGCGCCGTCCCGCTGCCCCGAGCCGCAGCCGAGGCACGGATAGGCACGGATAGGCACGGATAG
- the LOC121107650 gene encoding translation initiation factor IF-2-like isoform X1, whose amino-acid sequence MRAPEIASTLRKGEGGAARHSLLAGGRAAGTGTGRGGDGVGGRRRARRTRATSGTRRPPPGRAPPPLRVPGRAGGTARLFSVRCGAARLGAAPQSAAGGGARRETCCGLGEAGAGEAERPVPLRRCSRPAARCSPVPEGGERTGERRGARSRPGRFALSLPPRNASALCWPRANVSKVNVNKENCKHERRAFHRGRGEGTLSRAVPASVPRLSPARPGPAPRDPALHGRGAAGRRAPGGRRLRSAPDLGALPSPPTAGRGRAGSGPGGAGAGIPPGAARVRRADFIALRGFRAKGPRGTRSARGDGAAGRGTAPGRLRRNEMKAAFRGSWLGLRPPDPCLSSSLRREIKRTNVSPFEGGQRAVSPKRRSVFLCAGSQNRRPKWVPRAAPGPDAADGRGQDRRSCGESSGPGGGRAGSAQSSKCWGKGSGRHRERVQWGRF is encoded by the exons ATGCGCGCTCCCGAG ATTGCGTCAACATTGCGAAAAGGAGAAGGCGGAGCGGCGCGGCACTCGCTCCTCGCCGGGGGACGGGCCgcggggacggggacggggcgggggggggacgGGGTGGGAGGACGGCGAAGGGCCCGGCGCACACGCGCGACCTCGGGCACCCGCCGGCCCCCCCCgggccgcgccccgccgccgctccgtgtgccggggcgggcgggcggcacAGCGCGGCTCTTCTCGGTGCGGtgcggcgcggcgcggctcGGCGCCGCCCCGCAGTCTGCAGCGGGAGGCGGTGCGCGGAGAGAAACCTGTTGCGGCCTCGGGGAGGCCGGAGCCGGGGAGGCCGAGCGGCCCGTGCCCCTTCGCAGGTGCAGCCGGCCGGCAGCGCGCTGCTCTCCGGTCCCGGAGGGCGGGGAGAGGACGGGAGAACGGAGGGGAGCGCGGAGCCGCCCGGGCCGGTTCGCTCTAAGCCTTCCACCGAGAAACGCGAGTGCGCTTTGCTGGCCGCGGGCCAATGTTTCTAAAGTGAatgtaaacaaagaaaactgcaaacacGAGAGGAGGGCCTTCCACCGCGGCCGGGGAGAGGGAACGCTCTCCCGAGCGGTGCCGGCCTCCGTTCCTCGCCTCTCACCGGCCCGACCCGGCCCGGCCCCACGGGACCCGGCGCTCCACGGGCGCGGGGCCGCAGGCCGACGTGCCCCGGGCGGGCGGAGGCTTCGGTCCGCTCCCGACCTCGGGGCGCTGCCCTCCCCGCCGACAGCGGGGCGAGGCCGAGCGGGCtcggggccgggcggcgcggGAGCTGGGATTCCCCCCGGAGCCGCCCGCGTGAGACGTGCGGATTTCATCGCGCTTCGGGGTTTTCGGGCGAAGGGACCCCGCGGAACGCGCTCGGCCCGCGGCGATGGGGCAGCGGGGCGCGGTACCGCTCCCGGACGGCTCCGGAGGAATGAAATGAAAGCGGCTTTCCGTGGCTCCTGGCTCGGGCTGCGCCCTCCGGATCCCTGTCTCTCCTCGTCCTTACGGCGAGAAATAAAACGAACGAACGTCTCCCCGTTCGAAGGCGGACAGCGCGCGGTGTCACCGAAAAGACGGAGCGTTTTTTTGTGTGCGGGAAGTCAAAACCGCCGCCCGAAATGGGTTCCTCGAGCTGCCCCGGGGCCGGACGCGGCCGATGGGAGAGGCCAGGACCGGAGATCCTGCGGGGAGAGCTCGGGGCCGGGCGGAGGGCGGGCGGGCAGCGCGCAGTCCTCCAAGTGTTGGGGGAAAGGGAGCGGGAGGCACCGGGAACGCGTTCAGTGGGGTCGGTTTTAG